From one Lycium ferocissimum isolate CSIRO_LF1 chromosome 7, AGI_CSIRO_Lferr_CH_V1, whole genome shotgun sequence genomic stretch:
- the LOC132063931 gene encoding uncharacterized protein LOC132063931 isoform X3 has protein sequence MVKSAPPKKKKRASRKGVKFDPLSVYDFTDTDNDLSSEEIEETSSDSMDSKLQTTPKSNVKKYPGAKGPVRGKSGGKKKLLKDVGKNKGKSLQAVAGDKVIIGSKKRKLDNGPSSPSNLKTWDFYIPPNKHFHTRVSSQTNCEVVKLLKSKLDDRQLQIFRGTRFGYFLDLPDVIVQNQLIHSLLLRQVVPENEDELWFKVNGTKLRFGLAELGIITGLKCCGDADKGYESSGPNRLMDMYFSGLKKVPKPLLVDCFLQKRWRSDEDAVKIAVLYFIHTFLFSTATKKTFITKADFDIVESGDYETFPWGILVLRAMVESMSNRLREGLKMYRLGGLPLALQCWFYECCTIVDGKLAHRVDNKVPRILNWKIKKQPTLNELSGGFFKISRDKLKFKNVSPTEFEQFHLDLPESSGNPNDEVASRDLLAIQASEDDFSTPPSEDDFSTPPKKNKNQPKTQSDPPVKNLERIAELKRLSDEQSELKSDIREMSLKQSRRCRRNNRKRIIQKYCTLMEEMATMTDMVMEIPVVLTLMMTMVVMAQIMARTSTPWVTRRIPR, from the exons ATGGTAAAGTCGGCTCcacccaagaaaaagaaaagagcaaGCAGAAAAGGGGTGAAATTCGACCCTTTATCTGTTTATGATTTTACTGATACTGATAATGATTTATCATCAGAGGAAATTGAAGAAACTAGTTCTGATTCTATGGATTCCAAGTTGCAAACAACCCCTAAATCTAATGTCAAGAAATACCCTGGAGCTAAAGGTCCTGTAAGAGGTAAATCAGGTGGAAAAAAGAAGCTGCTAAAGGATGTTGGAAAAAATAAGGGTAAATCTTTACAGGCGGTTGCTGGGGATAAAGTTATTATTGGATCAAAAAAGAGAAAGCTGGATAATGGTCCTTCAAGCCCCTCCAATTTGAAG ACTTGGGATTTCTATATTCCACCAAATAAACATTTCCACACGCGTGTAAGTTCGCAAACAAATTGTGAAGTCGTTAAATTGTTGAAGAGCAAGTTGGATGATAGACAGCTCCAGATCTTCAGGGGAACCCGATTCGGGTACTTTCTAGATTTGCCTGATGTAATTGTACAGAACCAGCTTATACATTCCTTATTGCTCAGGCAGGTGGTCCCAGAAAATGAGGACGAACTGTGGTTTAAAGTGAACGGAACCAAGTTGCGTTTTGGACTGGCAGAATTGGGGATTATTACTGGTTTGAAATGTTGTGGTGATGCTGATAAGGGTTACGAATCCAGTGGTCCCAATAGGTTGATGGATATGTACTTTTCTGGACTTAAAAAGGTACCCAAGCCGTTATTAGTTGACTGCTTCCTCCAAAAGAGATGGAGGTCGGACGAGGATGCGGTCAAGATTGCTGTGCTGTATTTTATACACACGTTCTTGTTCTCAACTGCGACTAAGAAAACGTTCATCACGAAGGCTGATTTTGATATTGTTGAGAGTGGGGATTATGAGACATTCCCTTGGGGTATACTTGTACTTAGAGCCATGGTGGAGTCCATGAGCAATAGGTTGCGGGAGGGTCTAAAGATGTATAGGCTTGGGGGTTTACCTTTGGCTTTACAGTGTTGGTTCTACGAGTGCTGCACTATTGTTGATGGCAAGTTGGCTCACCGGGTTGACAATAAAGTACCTCGTATTCTTAATTGGAAAATTAAGAAGCAACCGACCTTGAATGAGTTGTCTGGTGGGTTCTTCAAGATCAGCAGGGACAAG ttgaAGTTCAAGAATGTTTCTCCGACAGAGTTTGAGCAATTTCACTTGGATTTGCCTGAATCATCTGGAAATCCAAATGATGAGGTGGCATCCAGAGATCTTCTTGCAATTCAAGCTAGTGAGGATGACTTCAGCACTCCTCCTAGTGAGGATGACTTCAGCACTCCtcctaaaaaaaacaaaaatcagccCAAAACCCAATCGGACCCCCCAGTGAAGAATTTGGAGAGGATTGCCGAGCTCAAACGACTTTCTGATGAACAGTCGGAGTTGAAGAGTGATATTCGAGAG ATGTCTTTAAAGCAATCGAGACGTTGTCGAAGAAACAATCGGAAAAGGATAATTCAGAAGTATTGCAC ATTGATGGAAGAGATGGCAACCATGACAGACATGGTGATGGAGATTCCGGTGGTTTTAACGCTAATGATGACCATGGTAGTGATGGCCCAGATCATGGCAAGGACTTCCACTCCCTGGGTGACAAGGAGAATACCGAGATAG
- the LOC132062611 gene encoding LOW QUALITY PROTEIN: kiwellin-1-like (The sequence of the model RefSeq protein was modified relative to this genomic sequence to represent the inferred CDS: substituted 1 base at 1 genomic stop codon), whose product MKNSILGKSLLALLIFAPLTYCLDARLQGCQPSGKIRGIKPPPGQCNPENDSDCCKQGKMYTTYKCSPPVTGNTKAVLTLNSFQKGGDGGGPSECDNQYHSDDTPVVALSTGWYSGGDRCLNYITVSANGRSVKAKVVDECDSTMGCDDEHDYQPPCPNNIVDASKAVWEALGIPEGDWGDYDITWSDSXLQACQPSGKIRGIKPPPGQCNPENDSDCCKQGKMYTTYKCSPSVTGNTKAILTLNSFQAGGDGGGPSECDNQYHSDDTPVVALSTGWYSGGDRCLNYITVSGNGRSVKAKVVDECDSTMGCDDEHDYQPPCPNNIVDASKAVWEALGIPEGDWGEYDITWSDA is encoded by the exons ATGAAGAACTCTATCTTGGGAAAATCACTTCTGGCATTGCTGATCTTTGCCCCTCTTACTTACTGCTTGGATGCAAGATTACAAGGTTGCCAGCCGAGTGGCAAAATCCGAGGCATAAAGCCACCTCCGGGGCAGTGTAATCCTGAAAATGACTCAGATTGTTGCAAACAAGGCAAGATGTACACCACTTACAAATGTTCACCTCCTGTGACCGGTAATACTAAGGCTGTTTTAACCCTAAATAGCTTCCAAAAGGGTGGAGATGGTGGTGGACCATCAGAGTGTGATAACCAATACCATTCTGATGATACTCCAGTTGTTGCCCTTTCAACTGGATGGTATAGTGGAGGAGATCGGTGTCTTAACTATATCACTGTAAGTGCTAATGGAAGAAGTGTGAAGGCTAAAGTTGTAGACGAGTGTGACTCTACCATGGGATGTGatgatgagcatgattatcagcCTCCATGCCCGAATAACATTGTTGATGCCTCTAAAGCAGTGTGGGAAGCCTTGGGTATACCTGAAGGTGACTGGGGCGATTATGACATTACATGGTCTGATTCTTA ACTACAGGCTTGCCAGCCGAGTGGAAAAATTAGAGGCATAAAGCCACCTCCAGGACAATGTAACCCCGAAAATGATTCAGATTGTTGCAAACAAGGCAAAATGTACACCACTTACAAATGTTCGCCTTCTGTAACGGGTAATACAAAGGCTATTTTAACCCTTAATAGCTTCCAAGCGGGAGGAGATGGCGGTGGACCATCGGAATGTGATAACCAATACCACTCTGATGATACTCCAGTTGTCGCCCTTTCAACCGGATGGTATAGTGGAGGTGACAGGTGCCTTAACTACATCACCGTAAGTGGTAATGGAAGAAGCGTGAAGGCTAAAGTTGTAGACGAGTGTGACTCTACCATGGGATGTGatgatgagcatgattatcaacCTCCATGCCCGAATAACATTGTCGATGCCTCTAAAGCAGTGTGGGAAGCCTTGGGTATTCCAGAAGGTGACTGGGGCGAGTATGACATAACATGGTCTGATGCCTAG
- the LOC132063931 gene encoding uncharacterized protein LOC132063931 isoform X1 → MVKSAPPKKKKRASRKGVKFDPLSVYDFTDTDNDLSSEEIEETSSDSMDSKLQTTPKSNVKKYPGAKGPVRGKSGGKKKLLKDVGKNKGKSLQAVAGDKVIIGSKKRKLDNGPSSPSNLKTWDFYIPPNKHFHTRVSSQTNCEVVKLLKSKLDDRQLQIFRGTRFGYFLDLPDVIVQNQLIHSLLLRQVVPENEDELWFKVNGTKLRFGLAELGIITGLKCCGDADKGYESSGPNRLMDMYFSGLKKVPKPLLVDCFLQKRWRSDEDAVKIAVLYFIHTFLFSTATKKTFITKADFDIVESGDYETFPWGILVLRAMVESMSNRLREGLKMYRLGGLPLALQCWFYECCTIVDGKLAHRVDNKVPRILNWKIKKQPTLNELSGGFFKISRDKLKFKNVSPTEFEQFHLDLPESSGNPNDEVASRDLLAIQASEDDFSTPPSEDDFSTPPKKNKNQPKTQSDPPVKNLERIAELKRLSDEQSELKSDIREVFKATELLKEQMIVSFADVFKAIETLSKKQSEKDNSEVLHIDGRDGNHDRHGDGDSGGFNANDDHGSDGPDHGKDFHSLGDKENTEIVNIGTLGGVTNA, encoded by the exons ATGGTAAAGTCGGCTCcacccaagaaaaagaaaagagcaaGCAGAAAAGGGGTGAAATTCGACCCTTTATCTGTTTATGATTTTACTGATACTGATAATGATTTATCATCAGAGGAAATTGAAGAAACTAGTTCTGATTCTATGGATTCCAAGTTGCAAACAACCCCTAAATCTAATGTCAAGAAATACCCTGGAGCTAAAGGTCCTGTAAGAGGTAAATCAGGTGGAAAAAAGAAGCTGCTAAAGGATGTTGGAAAAAATAAGGGTAAATCTTTACAGGCGGTTGCTGGGGATAAAGTTATTATTGGATCAAAAAAGAGAAAGCTGGATAATGGTCCTTCAAGCCCCTCCAATTTGAAG ACTTGGGATTTCTATATTCCACCAAATAAACATTTCCACACGCGTGTAAGTTCGCAAACAAATTGTGAAGTCGTTAAATTGTTGAAGAGCAAGTTGGATGATAGACAGCTCCAGATCTTCAGGGGAACCCGATTCGGGTACTTTCTAGATTTGCCTGATGTAATTGTACAGAACCAGCTTATACATTCCTTATTGCTCAGGCAGGTGGTCCCAGAAAATGAGGACGAACTGTGGTTTAAAGTGAACGGAACCAAGTTGCGTTTTGGACTGGCAGAATTGGGGATTATTACTGGTTTGAAATGTTGTGGTGATGCTGATAAGGGTTACGAATCCAGTGGTCCCAATAGGTTGATGGATATGTACTTTTCTGGACTTAAAAAGGTACCCAAGCCGTTATTAGTTGACTGCTTCCTCCAAAAGAGATGGAGGTCGGACGAGGATGCGGTCAAGATTGCTGTGCTGTATTTTATACACACGTTCTTGTTCTCAACTGCGACTAAGAAAACGTTCATCACGAAGGCTGATTTTGATATTGTTGAGAGTGGGGATTATGAGACATTCCCTTGGGGTATACTTGTACTTAGAGCCATGGTGGAGTCCATGAGCAATAGGTTGCGGGAGGGTCTAAAGATGTATAGGCTTGGGGGTTTACCTTTGGCTTTACAGTGTTGGTTCTACGAGTGCTGCACTATTGTTGATGGCAAGTTGGCTCACCGGGTTGACAATAAAGTACCTCGTATTCTTAATTGGAAAATTAAGAAGCAACCGACCTTGAATGAGTTGTCTGGTGGGTTCTTCAAGATCAGCAGGGACAAG ttgaAGTTCAAGAATGTTTCTCCGACAGAGTTTGAGCAATTTCACTTGGATTTGCCTGAATCATCTGGAAATCCAAATGATGAGGTGGCATCCAGAGATCTTCTTGCAATTCAAGCTAGTGAGGATGACTTCAGCACTCCTCCTAGTGAGGATGACTTCAGCACTCCtcctaaaaaaaacaaaaatcagccCAAAACCCAATCGGACCCCCCAGTGAAGAATTTGGAGAGGATTGCCGAGCTCAAACGACTTTCTGATGAACAGTCGGAGTTGAAGAGTGATATTCGAGAG GTCTTTAAAGCAACCGAGTTGCTCAAGGAACAAATGATTGTGTCATTTGCAGATGTCTTTAAAGCAATCGAGACGTTGTCGAAGAAACAATCGGAAAAGGATAATTCAGAAGTATTGCAC ATTGATGGAAGAGATGGCAACCATGACAGACATGGTGATGGAGATTCCGGTGGTTTTAACGCTAATGATGACCATGGTAGTGATGGCCCAGATCATGGCAAGGACTTCCACTCCCTGGGTGACAAGGAGAATACCGAGATAGTCAATATTGGAACCCTGGGTGGAGTTACAAATGCATAA
- the LOC132063931 gene encoding uncharacterized protein LOC132063931 isoform X2: MVKSAPPKKKKRASRKGVKFDPLSVYDFTDTDNDLSSEEIEETSSDSMDSKLQTTPKSNVKKYPGAKGPVRGKSGGKKKLLKDVGKNKGKSLQAVAGDKVIIGSKKRKLDNGPSSPSNLKTWDFYIPPNKHFHTRVSSQTNCEVVKLLKSKLDDRQLQIFRGTRFGYFLDLPDVIVQNQLIHSLLLRQVVPENEDELWFKVNGTKLRFGLAELGIITGLKCCGDADKGYESSGPNRLMDMYFSGLKKVPKPLLVDCFLQKRWRSDEDAVKIAVLYFIHTFLFSTATKKTFITKADFDIVESGDYETFPWGILVLRAMVESMSNRLREGLKMYRLGGLPLALQCWFYECCTIVDGKLAHRVDNKVPRILNWKIKKQPTLNELSGGFFKISRDKLKFKNVSPTEFEQFHLDLPESSGNPNDEVASRDLLAIQASEDDFSTPPSEDDFSTPPKKNKNQPKTQSDPPVKNLERIAELKRLSDEQSELKSDIREVFKATELLKEQMIVSFADVFKAIETLSKKQSEKDNSEIDGRDGNHDRHGDGDSGGFNANDDHGSDGPDHGKDFHSLGDKENTEIVNIGTLGGVTNA, translated from the exons ATGGTAAAGTCGGCTCcacccaagaaaaagaaaagagcaaGCAGAAAAGGGGTGAAATTCGACCCTTTATCTGTTTATGATTTTACTGATACTGATAATGATTTATCATCAGAGGAAATTGAAGAAACTAGTTCTGATTCTATGGATTCCAAGTTGCAAACAACCCCTAAATCTAATGTCAAGAAATACCCTGGAGCTAAAGGTCCTGTAAGAGGTAAATCAGGTGGAAAAAAGAAGCTGCTAAAGGATGTTGGAAAAAATAAGGGTAAATCTTTACAGGCGGTTGCTGGGGATAAAGTTATTATTGGATCAAAAAAGAGAAAGCTGGATAATGGTCCTTCAAGCCCCTCCAATTTGAAG ACTTGGGATTTCTATATTCCACCAAATAAACATTTCCACACGCGTGTAAGTTCGCAAACAAATTGTGAAGTCGTTAAATTGTTGAAGAGCAAGTTGGATGATAGACAGCTCCAGATCTTCAGGGGAACCCGATTCGGGTACTTTCTAGATTTGCCTGATGTAATTGTACAGAACCAGCTTATACATTCCTTATTGCTCAGGCAGGTGGTCCCAGAAAATGAGGACGAACTGTGGTTTAAAGTGAACGGAACCAAGTTGCGTTTTGGACTGGCAGAATTGGGGATTATTACTGGTTTGAAATGTTGTGGTGATGCTGATAAGGGTTACGAATCCAGTGGTCCCAATAGGTTGATGGATATGTACTTTTCTGGACTTAAAAAGGTACCCAAGCCGTTATTAGTTGACTGCTTCCTCCAAAAGAGATGGAGGTCGGACGAGGATGCGGTCAAGATTGCTGTGCTGTATTTTATACACACGTTCTTGTTCTCAACTGCGACTAAGAAAACGTTCATCACGAAGGCTGATTTTGATATTGTTGAGAGTGGGGATTATGAGACATTCCCTTGGGGTATACTTGTACTTAGAGCCATGGTGGAGTCCATGAGCAATAGGTTGCGGGAGGGTCTAAAGATGTATAGGCTTGGGGGTTTACCTTTGGCTTTACAGTGTTGGTTCTACGAGTGCTGCACTATTGTTGATGGCAAGTTGGCTCACCGGGTTGACAATAAAGTACCTCGTATTCTTAATTGGAAAATTAAGAAGCAACCGACCTTGAATGAGTTGTCTGGTGGGTTCTTCAAGATCAGCAGGGACAAG ttgaAGTTCAAGAATGTTTCTCCGACAGAGTTTGAGCAATTTCACTTGGATTTGCCTGAATCATCTGGAAATCCAAATGATGAGGTGGCATCCAGAGATCTTCTTGCAATTCAAGCTAGTGAGGATGACTTCAGCACTCCTCCTAGTGAGGATGACTTCAGCACTCCtcctaaaaaaaacaaaaatcagccCAAAACCCAATCGGACCCCCCAGTGAAGAATTTGGAGAGGATTGCCGAGCTCAAACGACTTTCTGATGAACAGTCGGAGTTGAAGAGTGATATTCGAGAG GTCTTTAAAGCAACCGAGTTGCTCAAGGAACAAATGATTGTGTCATTTGCAGATGTCTTTAAAGCAATCGAGACGTTGTCGAAGAAACAATCGGAAAAGGATAATTCAGAA ATTGATGGAAGAGATGGCAACCATGACAGACATGGTGATGGAGATTCCGGTGGTTTTAACGCTAATGATGACCATGGTAGTGATGGCCCAGATCATGGCAAGGACTTCCACTCCCTGGGTGACAAGGAGAATACCGAGATAGTCAATATTGGAACCCTGGGTGGAGTTACAAATGCATAA